A genomic region of Bradyrhizobium sp. ORS 278 contains the following coding sequences:
- a CDS encoding CpaD family pilus assembly protein has protein sequence MTGSSADRRRAAARLGALAGLALTLGACNSTSGEVVATIPDDYKMRHPIAIEEGRQSIVVFIGSGRGGLTMPQRADVAGLARSWRREGTGAIVADVPAGTPNARAAQDAYREIHAMLTEGGVPSRAITMRHPTPDDPRQLAVIRLSYPKIAAVAGPCGLWQDDLGPNINNPGYSSNQHYQNFGCATQRNLAAMIDNPADLEQPRSETAAYTPRRSALFEKYRKGESTAVTYPETEKAKLSDTGK, from the coding sequence ATGACGGGATCATCTGCAGACAGGCGGCGCGCAGCGGCTCGCCTCGGCGCGCTGGCGGGGCTGGCGCTCACGCTCGGCGCCTGCAACTCCACCAGCGGCGAGGTCGTGGCGACGATCCCCGATGACTACAAGATGCGGCATCCGATCGCGATCGAGGAAGGCCGGCAATCGATCGTCGTGTTTATCGGCTCAGGCCGCGGCGGCCTGACCATGCCGCAGCGCGCCGACGTCGCGGGCCTGGCGCGCTCCTGGCGGCGCGAAGGCACCGGCGCCATCGTCGCCGATGTCCCGGCCGGCACGCCGAACGCGCGCGCCGCGCAAGATGCCTATCGCGAGATCCATGCGATGCTGACCGAAGGCGGCGTGCCGTCGCGCGCCATCACGATGCGCCATCCGACGCCAGACGACCCGCGGCAGCTCGCCGTGATCCGGCTGAGCTATCCGAAGATCGCCGCCGTCGCCGGCCCCTGCGGGCTGTGGCAGGACGATCTCGGGCCGAACATCAACAATCCCGGCTACAGCAGCAACCAGCACTATCAGAACTTCGGCTGCGCCACGCAGCGCAATCTGGCAGCGATGATCGACAATCCGGCCGATCTCGAGCAGCCGCGCTCCGAGACCGCCGCCTACACGCCGCGCCGCTCCGCTCTGTTCGAGAAGTACCGCAAGGGCGAGTCGACGGCCGTGACCTATCCGGAGACCGAGAAGGCCAAGCTGAGCGATACAGGCAAATGA